The following proteins are encoded in a genomic region of Fusarium oxysporum f. sp. lycopersici 4287 chromosome 1, whole genome shotgun sequence:
- a CDS encoding citrate lyase subunit beta-like protein, protein MAARSPSIIRRSLLYVPGSSQKMLTKSLGLKSDNVTYDLEDSVTPSLKDTARNQLREHISNLKARPSGISELAVRINAVSTPFALSDLTTLAPLSHVDAVVVPKVNSAADLTFVTDVLRHVAPERHTVEADNPIKIIALIESARSIMDLAQISRASPYLSGFIFAAEDFALDLSLTRTPSLTEFLYARSAIVTAARAAGLPSAIDLVCTSYKGEQGLKTLEEECAGGKSIGFNGKQCIHPSQVEVVQRMFAPDQNEVEWAIRVSIADEKASASGRGAWTLDGKMIDAPVVGKAGAVIVKAEQCGIDVQSLRNKWKDQEPE, encoded by the exons ATGGCTGCCCGGTCTCCATCCATTATCCGCCGCTCTTTGCTCTATG TGCCAGGCTCATCGCAAAAGATGCTCACCAAGTCTCTCGGTCTCAAATCAGACAACGTAACTTATGACTTGGAAGACTCCGTTACACCCTCTCTCAAAGATACAGCCCGCAATCAACTGCGTGAGCACATCTCCAACCTCAAAGCTCGGCCTTCTGGCATTTCTGAACTGGCTGTTCGCATTAACGCTGTTTCTACCCCCTTTGCTCTCTCAGACCTGACCACACTCGCGCCATTGTCTCATGTTGACGCTGTCGTGGTTCCCAAAGTCAATTCTGCGGCTGACCTGACCTTCGTTACTGATGTTCTCCGACATGTCGCTCCAGAACGGCACACAGTTGAGGCAGATAACCCAATAAAGATAATAGCTCTTATCGAGTCAGCTCGTTCCATTATGGACTTGGCTCAGATATCAAGGGCATCTCCCTACCTGAGTGGCTTCATCTTCGCAGCCGAGGATTTCGCCCTTGATCTCTCGCTGACAAGAACCCCGTCTCTGACTGAGTTTCTCTACGCAAGATCTGCTATAGTCACCGCAGCCCGAGCAGCCGGATTGCCAAGTGCAATTGATCTGGTTTGCACCTCCTATAAGGGAGAGCAGGGGCTGAAAACTCTCGAGGAGGAGTGTGCCGGAGGGAAATCCATTGGCTTCAACGGAAAGCAATGCATACATCCAAGCCAGGTCGAAGTCGTCCAGCGTATGTTCGCTCCGGATCAGAACGAAGTTGAATGGGCTATCAGGGTCTCCATCGCTGATGAGAAGGCTTCGGCGTCCGGTCGAGGCGCCTGGACCCTAGATGGTAAAATGATTGATGCTCCCGTTGTTGGCAAAGCTGGTGCTGTCATTGTCAAAGCAGAACAGTGTGGTATTGATGTTCAGTCCTTAAGAAACAAATGGAAGGACCAAGAACCCGAGTAA
- a CDS encoding serine/threonine protein kinase: MDGDEPTQATQNVLDPRRVGKQNSGFSDEDISDIICVLYPHSDSARVELERLVGENSPHIIGKDEADGVEPDYALEDQAARFLANPTGTGTHAIILRLSSHLKNPKAGFVFGRNPVRCDVVFVNDPLKRISNIHFRIYVNEYGTVMVEDQSTNGTIVDDHLLTSHPQAKGRSDPPISKWVLSSGSIIKIYLHKEARDLTFRVRIPRRDNEYDQAYTDKVDDFFTRHGLPRQNETITPGPGGHVDLFKQPAQTNLRREETNEITQRTPQTLSKRRDAPREWTGSGKYNRTGSIGKGAFAVVHRVTSKYDGLPYAAKEIEKRRFIKNGVLDQKVENEMKIMQRVKHPHIVRYMEHFEWDDRLLIIIMEFVPGGDLGKLISDQKALREDVVRTMSGQLLGALGYLHANNITHRDVKPDNILINSLNPIDLKLTDFGLSKMVDSEQTFLRTFCGTLLYCAPEVYTEYAEYDDDGVRSRGKKMRRPPGQRYNHAVDIWSLGGVLFYALTASPPYPVKSGISYSELLHKIMTTRLNIAPLQRNDVSEQAIDFLCRMLQRRPENRATVAELESHPWSSGEDSIINASQSFDEISDDDMFDNFSQLQPRHYEEDRVSDSMGEESEKETPTVPLESNQPRLFGEVGVSAIGSSGVIPEDHLNLENSSNPSADETEILRKDEDEAYQSDELVTPRNRNRRTYRQNNISMAQNQSEDQLQSLVEDVASQSLGGNEPSLQGPGQSRYSLQSAEFNTSKRKPPSYDTSDEFDNTPQGKPTMKRLKSEGNIEDLANDVLEEYKLLVQVPSAEKQASGRQIDKPYNKTCFWEQDKTTWHFDYPELTHLQHKAFERGAAARNEKFEPGKSPLWDLAMKTQRLMSPWNFLRLPPRLRTLRFPTLCLRTRR; the protein is encoded by the exons ATGGACGGCGACGAGCCCACGCAAG CGACGCAGAATGTTCTGGATCCGCGCCGTGTCGGGAAGCAGAACTCAGGCTTCTCAGACGAAGATATCTCCGACATAATATGCGTCCTCTACCCACACTCTGATTCTGCCCGTGTCGAACTCGAACGTCTGGTCGGCGAAAACTCCCCACACATCATTGGAAAGGACGAAGCGGATGGCGTCGAACCCGACTATGCCTTGGAAGACCAAGCAGCCCGTTTTCTCGCCAATCCAACCGGTACCGGCACCCATGCCATCATCCTACGTCTGTCGTCGCACCTCAAGAACCCGAAGGCCGGCTTTGTCTTTGGTCGAAATCCTGTGCGATGCGACGTCGTTTTTGTCAACGATCCCTTGAAAAGAATCAGTAACATTCATTTCCGGATTTACGTCAACGAATATGGCACTGTCATGGTTGAGGACCAATCGACCAACGGTACCATTGTGGATGATCATCTTTTGACTTCCCACCCTCAAGCCAAGGGAAGAAGTGACCCTCCCATTAGCAAGTGGGTTTTGAGTTCTGgctccatcatcaagatctaTCTCCATAAGGAGGCCCGGGACTTGACTTTCCGAGTCCGTATACCAAGGCGTGATAACGAGTATGACCAAGCATATACCGATAAAGTCGACGATTTCTTCACACGTCATGGGCTACCGCGCCAGAATGAGACCATCACGCCTGGACCAGGCGGCCACGTTGATCTCTTCAAGCAACCTGCCCAGACAAATCTTaggagagaagagaccaATGAGATAACGCAGCGTACTCCTCAGACGTTGTCTAAAAGAAGAGACGCGCCACGGGAATGGACGGGGTCCGGAAAATATAACAGAACCGGCTCCATCGGAAAGGGTGCCTTCGCAGTTGTCCACAGGGTCACCTCAAAGTATGACGGATTACCATATGCTGCTAAAGAGATCGAAAAGCGTCGCTTTATCAAGAACGGTGTCCTTGACCAGAAGGTAGAGAAtgagatgaagatcatgcaGCGAGTTAAGCAT CCCCATATTGTTCGCTACATGGAGCACTTTGAATGGGATGACCGATTGCTAATCATCATTATGGAATTTGTGCCCGGCGGTGATTTGGGAAAACTCATCTCAGACCAAAAGGCTCTGAGGGAGGATGTTGTCCGAACCATGTCAGGGCAGCTCTTGGGTGCCTTGGGATATCTACACGCCAACAACATCACTCATCGCGACGTCAAACCAGACAACATCCTAATAAACTCACTCAATCCAATTGATCTCAAGCTCACCGACTTTGGTTTGTCTAAAATGGTCGACAGCGAACAGACCTTCCTGCGAACGTTTTGTGGCACCTTGCTTTATTGCGCCCCTGAGGTGTATACAGAATATGCCGAGTATGATGACGACGGTGTACGTAGTCgaggaaagaagatgagacgTCCACCGGGCCAGAGATACAACCACGCCGTTGACATCTGGTCTCTAGGTGGGGTCTTGTTTTATGCTCTGACTGCGTCACCTCCTTATCCTGTCAAGAGTGGCATTAGCTACTCTGAGCTGTTACACAAGATTATGACTACCCGGCTGAATATCGCACCACTGCAGAGGAATGATGTGTCAGAGCAAGCTATTGACTTCCTCTGCAGAATGCTCCAGCGCCGGCCAGAAAACCGAGCAACCGTGGCAGAACTCGAAAGCCACCCATGGTCTTCCGGCGAAGACTCTATCATCAACGCTTCACAATCCTTTGACGAGATTTCGGATGACGACATGTTTGACAACTTTTCCCAGTTGCAACCTAGACACTACGAAGAAGATAGGGTCAGTGACTCTATGGGCGAAGAGTCAGAAAAAGAAACCCCGACGGTACCACTAGAATCGAACCAGCCCAGACTATTCGGAGAAGTTGGTGTCTCAGCGATTGGTAGCTCAGGAGTTATCCCGGAAGATCATCTCAACCTCGAGAACAGTAGCAACCCTAGCGCAGACGAGACTGAAATCCTCCGCaaggatgaagacgaagcaTATCAATCGGATGAGTTGGTTACGCCCAGGAACAGGAATCGTCGAACATATCGCCAGAATAACATTTCAATGGCACAGAATCAGTCTGAGGACCAACTTCAGAGTCTGGTTGAGGACGTGGCGTCGCAGAGCCTCGGCGGGAATGAGCCAAGCCTGCAAGGCCCTGGACAATCGCGTTATTCTCTGCAATCGGCAGAATTCAATACTAGTAAACGAAAACCCCCGTCGTATGATACAAGCGATGAGTTCGACAACACACCCCAAGGAAAACCTACAATGAAAAGACTTAAGTCGGAAGGTAATATTGAAGATCTAGCAAATGACGTACTTGAGGAGTACAAACTGCTGGTGCAAGTACCATCTGCCGAGAAGCAGGCTTCAGGGCGTCAAATCGACAAGCCTTACAACAAGACGTGTTTCTGGgagcaagacaagacaacGTGGCACTTCGACTATCCGGAGCTCACACATTTGCAACACAAAGCTTTCGAGCGGGGTGCGGCAGCAAGGAATGAAAAATTTGAGCCCGGAAAATCGCCGTTATGGGATCTTGCGATGAA GACACAGCGGCTGATGAGCCCCTGGAATTTCCTCCGACTGCCGCCCCGCTTGAGAACTCTCCGATTCCCGACACTTTGCCTACGCACACGCAGATAA
- a CDS encoding golgi apparatus membrane protein TVP23: MIMIFIITILLLAADFYYIKNIAGRRLVGLRWWNEVDPQTGESQWVFESSEPGTKTVNPTDSRFFWLALYIQPMLWVLMAILALVRLQFLWLPLVVIALVLTIMNTLAFSRCDKFSNASSIAGSAFGTGNLAGSLASNMVSNWFSRS, encoded by the exons AT gatcatgatcttcatcattacgattcttctcctcgccgcCGACTTCTACTACATCAAGAACATTGCCGGTCGTCGCCTTGTAGGTCTGCGCTGGTGGAACGAGGTCGATCCCCAAACGGGAGAGTCGCAGTGGGTATTTGAGAGCAGCGAGCCAGGTACCAAGACTGTCAACCCGACTGATAGCCGCTTTTTCTGGCTCGCTCTGTATATCCAACCTATGTTGTGGGTTCTCATGGCTATTCTTGCTCTTGTGCGACTGCAGTTCTTATGGCTGCCCCTCGTCG TTATCGCTCTTGTCCTCACCATCATGAACACTCTAGCCTTCTCGCGATGTGACAAGTTCAGCAACGCTTCCAGCATCGCTGGTAGCGCTTTTGGGACTGGCAACCTGGCCGGAAGCCTCGCAAGCAACATGGTCAGCAACTGGTTTTCTCGCAgctaa
- a CDS encoding cation transporter ChaC encodes MPDQVSSQPSEFWLYGYGSLIWKPPPHFDLRIPGWVDGYVRRFWQASEDHRGTPEAPGRVVTLIERSYWEQLTDSHDSAPERVWGVAYRIIPEKVAEVKEYLDIREINGYTIHYAPFHPADGSPPIRTLVYIGTPDNEQFVGPQEPQELAEHIFRSQGPSGLNKDYLLSLDTALSELAPDSGDHHIHDLARRVRELEKNCEDETKLLNPTTSVHQQKHSTEEAEEIEEPHH; translated from the exons ATGCCCGATCAAGTCTCGTCACAACCCTCCGAATTCTGGTTATATGGATACGG AAGCTTGATATGGAAGCCTCCGCCACACTTCG ACCTCAGAATTCCTGGATGGGTAGATGGCTATGTTCGTCGTTTCTGGCAG GCTAG TGAGGACCATAGAGGCACTCCTGAGGCCCCCGGGCGTGTCGTCACTCTAATCGAGAGATCTTACTGGGAACAGCTAACTGATAGTCACGACTCTGCTCCAGAGCGAGTTTGGGGGGTTGCATACCGTATCATTCCTGAGAAAGTAGCCGAAGTCAAGGAGTATCTCGATATTCGCGAGATCAACGGCTACACCATTCACTACGCTCCATTCCATCCTGCCGATGGCTCCCCCCCTATTCGCACTCTGGTCTACATCGGCACTCCAGATAATGAGCAATTTGTCGGCCCCCAGGAGCCCCAGGAGCTCGCCGAGCACATCTTCCGCAGTCAAGGGCCCAGTGGCCTGAACAAAGACTACCTGTTGAGTCTCGATACCGCCCTCAGCGAGCTTGCTCCCGATAGTGGCGATCATCACATCCATGATCTGGCCCGCCGTGTCAGGGAACTTGAGAAGAATTGTGAGGATGAAACTAAACTCCTCAACCCAACGACTTCAGTCCATCAACAAAAGCACAGTACtgaagaagccgaggagaTCGAAGAGCCACATCACTAA
- a CDS encoding cation transporter ChaC, translating to MAMFVVSGRLGMPSNNRSETLTKIDHSEDHRGTPEAPGRVVTLIERSYWEQLTDSHDSAPERVWGVAYRIIPEKVAEVKEYLDIREINGYTIHYAPFHPADGSPPIRTLVYIGTPDNEQFVGPQEPQELAEHIFRSQGPSGLNKDYLLSLDTALSELAPDSGDHHIHDLARRVRELEKNCEDETKLLNPTTSVHQQKHSTEEAEEIEEPHH from the exons ATGGCTATGTTCGTCGTTTCTGGCAG GCTAGGTATGCCTTCAAACAACCGAAGTGAAACTCTAACTAAAATCGATCACAGTGAGGACCATAGAGGCACTCCTGAGGCCCCCGGGCGTGTCGTCACTCTAATCGAGAGATCTTACTGGGAACAGCTAACTGATAGTCACGACTCTGCTCCAGAGCGAGTTTGGGGGGTTGCATACCGTATCATTCCTGAGAAAGTAGCCGAAGTCAAGGAGTATCTCGATATTCGCGAGATCAACGGCTACACCATTCACTACGCTCCATTCCATCCTGCCGATGGCTCCCCCCCTATTCGCACTCTGGTCTACATCGGCACTCCAGATAATGAGCAATTTGTCGGCCCCCAGGAGCCCCAGGAGCTCGCCGAGCACATCTTCCGCAGTCAAGGGCCCAGTGGCCTGAACAAAGACTACCTGTTGAGTCTCGATACCGCCCTCAGCGAGCTTGCTCCCGATAGTGGCGATCATCACATCCATGATCTGGCCCGCCGTGTCAGGGAACTTGAGAAGAATTGTGAGGATGAAACTAAACTCCTCAACCCAACGACTTCAGTCCATCAACAAAAGCACAGTACtgaagaagccgaggagaTCGAAGAGCCACATCACTAA
- a CDS encoding golgi apparatus membrane protein TVP23 has product MDATQPQPAPGSLSWRLSAHPITLLTFLGFRISSVLIYFLGLWIIKSMIMIFIITILLLAADFYYIKNIAGRRLVGLRWWNEVDPQTGESQWVFESSEPGTKTVNPTDSRFFWLALYIQPMLWVLMAILALVRLQFLWLPLVVIALVLTIMNTLAFSRCDKFSNASSIAGSAFGTGNLAGSLASNMVSNWFSRS; this is encoded by the exons ATGGATGCCACGCAACCACAGCCCGCGCCGGGCAGTCTTAGCTGGCGCCTCAGCGCGCATCCCATTACGCTGCTCACGTTTCTGGGATTCCGGATAT CAAGTGTCCTGATCTACTTTCTCGGTCTGTGGATCATAAAAAGCAT gatcatgatcttcatcattacgattcttctcctcgccgcCGACTTCTACTACATCAAGAACATTGCCGGTCGTCGCCTTGTAGGTCTGCGCTGGTGGAACGAGGTCGATCCCCAAACGGGAGAGTCGCAGTGGGTATTTGAGAGCAGCGAGCCAGGTACCAAGACTGTCAACCCGACTGATAGCCGCTTTTTCTGGCTCGCTCTGTATATCCAACCTATGTTGTGGGTTCTCATGGCTATTCTTGCTCTTGTGCGACTGCAGTTCTTATGGCTGCCCCTCGTCG TTATCGCTCTTGTCCTCACCATCATGAACACTCTAGCCTTCTCGCGATGTGACAAGTTCAGCAACGCTTCCAGCATCGCTGGTAGCGCTTTTGGGACTGGCAACCTGGCCGGAAGCCTCGCAAGCAACATGGTCAGCAACTGGTTTTCTCGCAgctaa